gttagtttatatatattttatagtttgTATTTTCGATACAatcttaaaatcactaaaattaGAGAATCAAAGCGTGAAGCATTAGAGCACCTGACCTATTCTGTGTAACCCGGCACCAACACAGTCCCTTATTTGCTTCGCGTCCGGTATTTTAACCCTAAGGACGCCTCCTTTCTTTTCATCACTCGCCGGGAAGTACCGGCCAGAGCGACCGCCGATCGCGATTGTCCTCTCGGTCCGAAcgctaaccctaaccctaaacaTTTCCTGTTATTCTTATTCTCCAATCGGAGTGCATGAAAACTAGCGACCGTGTAGTTCTCAGTTGGATTCTAACGAGCTGTGGTTGGAAAGAATGCAATTGTGGAGCTTGAGTCCCTGGAGAAGGAACTTATTCCCATTGTTCGGTTCGGTTGCTTGCGTAACTCGGAGCCAATCGAAGGTTGCGCCCGGCATTGTTTGGCTACACGGTCACTCTAACGCTATTGCCCATCCGGATTACTCCGAGATTTGGTTCGTCAAGGTTATATGTACGCTCTGTATTCGCTTCTCCACAAGGCTTCTTGATGTTGGCCATTCCGATTATGTCCGTAACAATCTAACTCCTTTGATAGCGTTTGAAGTTGTTAAACGCCTAAATTGTAGTTATTTTAATCCAAAGTTAGCTTTTGAGATCTTTCAGTTGACCAGGATCAGTTTGAATCTTATTTATCCGCCAGCAGCTTATGATATGCTTGTAAGGTCTCTTTGTCAAATAGGTTTCCATGATTTAGCTAAATTGGTTTTTGAGTACATGAGGATTGATGGGCATCTGCCTGGTAATTCAATTATAGGATTCTTGGTATTGTCTTTTGCTCACGCGGGTAAGTTTGATAATGCAAAGTGGGTGCTTTCCATTGCCCAATCCGACAGCATAAAGATTCACCCTTTTGTATCTAATAACTTGTTGAGCTTGATGGTGAAGCAAAATAGGGTACAGGAAGCTGTGTGCTTCTTCAGAGAGCATATTTTAAGGTTTGAATGCTATCATCCTGATATTTACACGCTAAATATTGTATTGCGAGGTCTATGCACAGTAGGTGAGGTCGAGAAAGCTTTTGAGTTTTTCGATGAGATGGGGAGCTTTGGTTGTGTGCCCGACATAGTAACTTACAACACACTTATTGATGGACTGTGTAGGGCACGCAATGCTGATAGAGGTCTGCAGTTGCTGAGGGATATTCAGTCGGGGGATTTATTTTCTCCAGATGTTGTGACTTATACATCAGTGATATCTGGATATTGCAAGATAGGCAAGATGGAGGTGGCTTCCAATATTTTTGATGAGATGATTGTTGCAGGAGTTAAACCTAGTTCAGTTACCTTCAATGTTCTCATTGATGGTTTTGGCAAGGGCCATGACATGCGATCCGCAATGAAGATTTATGAAAAGATGCTTTTTCTTGGTTGTCTTCCTGATGTTGTCACTTTCACGTCTCTAATGGATGGGTATTGCCGGTGTGGGCAGGCGGACCAGGGATTGAAGTTTTGGGATGAAATGAATGTGAGAAACCTGTCTCCTAATTTGTATGCTTTTTCTGTTCTTATCAATTCCTTGTGCAAGGATAATAGAATTTATGAGGCTCGCGATCTATTAAGACAGTTGAGACAGAGAGAGGATATCATTCCCCAACCATTTGTCTACAATCCTGTGATTGATGGATTTTGTAAGGCTGGTAATGTGGATGAGGCAAATGCCATTGTTGCAGA
This window of the Diospyros lotus cultivar Yz01 chromosome 5, ASM1463336v1, whole genome shotgun sequence genome carries:
- the LOC127801884 gene encoding pentatricopeptide repeat-containing protein At2g06000; the encoded protein is MQLWSLSPWRRNLFPLFGSVACVTRSQSKVAPGIVWLHGHSNAIAHPDYSEIWFVKVICTLCIRFSTRLLDVGHSDYVRNNLTPLIAFEVVKRLNCSYFNPKLAFEIFQLTRISLNLIYPPAAYDMLVRSLCQIGFHDLAKLVFEYMRIDGHLPGNSIIGFLVLSFAHAGKFDNAKWVLSIAQSDSIKIHPFVSNNLLSLMVKQNRVQEAVCFFREHILRFECYHPDIYTLNIVLRGLCTVGEVEKAFEFFDEMGSFGCVPDIVTYNTLIDGLCRARNADRGLQLLRDIQSGDLFSPDVVTYTSVISGYCKIGKMEVASNIFDEMIVAGVKPSSVTFNVLIDGFGKGHDMRSAMKIYEKMLFLGCLPDVVTFTSLMDGYCRCGQADQGLKFWDEMNVRNLSPNLYAFSVLINSLCKDNRIYEARDLLRQLRQREDIIPQPFVYNPVIDGFCKAGNVDEANAIVAEMEAKRCNPDKLTFTILIIGHCMKGRMSEAINIFYKMLAIGCAPDDITLNSLISCLLKAGMPNEAFKIRQTATEDLNSGISYLGRSARIRENMGIPVAV